In Vibrio bathopelagicus, the following are encoded in one genomic region:
- the arcA gene encoding arginine deiminase gives MSKFYVGSEIGQLRRVLVHRPRRALTHLTPSNCHDLLFDDVLAVERAGKEHDAFTQTLRDQGVEVLLLTDLLADTLAVPEAKDWLLSCQVSDYRLGKTFANDVRCYLGDLPNLELAKILTGGLSYAEMPMKSSSMMQGMHAPTDFIIEPLPNHLFTRDTSCWVYGGVSINPMAKPARQRETNHVRAIYRWHPTFAGQDFIKYFGDEEKINYDNSTIEGGDVLVLGRGAVLIGMSERTTAQGVEHLASSLFKHGQAKQVIAMQLPKHRSCMHLDTVMTHMNEDTFSVYPEVVSKDVQCWNLTGDESGTVKVKEEGYFVTAIEKALGVDKLNLITTGGDNFHAEREQWNDANNVLTVKPGVVIGYEGNTYTNEKYDKAGITVLPIPGDELGRGRGGARCMSCPIERDGI, from the coding sequence ATGAGTAAGTTCTATGTAGGTTCTGAAATAGGTCAATTACGCCGCGTTCTAGTTCACCGCCCAAGACGCGCACTGACTCACCTAACACCCTCTAACTGTCACGATTTGCTGTTTGATGACGTACTGGCTGTTGAGCGTGCAGGTAAAGAGCATGACGCATTTACTCAAACGCTACGTGATCAGGGTGTTGAAGTTCTTCTTCTTACTGACTTGCTAGCAGACACACTAGCCGTGCCAGAAGCGAAAGATTGGCTACTAAGCTGCCAAGTATCTGATTACCGTTTGGGTAAAACATTCGCAAATGACGTGCGCTGCTACTTGGGCGACTTACCAAATCTAGAGCTAGCAAAAATCCTAACAGGCGGTTTGTCTTACGCTGAGATGCCAATGAAATCATCTTCAATGATGCAAGGCATGCACGCACCAACCGACTTCATTATCGAGCCTCTACCAAATCATCTATTTACTCGCGATACATCTTGCTGGGTATACGGCGGTGTCTCTATCAACCCAATGGCAAAACCTGCTCGTCAACGTGAAACAAACCACGTTCGCGCTATTTACCGGTGGCACCCAACATTCGCAGGCCAAGACTTCATTAAATACTTCGGTGATGAAGAAAAAATCAACTACGACAACTCAACGATTGAAGGTGGTGACGTTCTTGTGCTCGGTCGTGGCGCGGTTCTTATCGGTATGTCTGAGCGTACAACAGCACAAGGTGTTGAGCACTTAGCATCTAGCCTATTCAAACACGGTCAAGCGAAACAAGTTATCGCAATGCAGTTACCAAAACACCGCTCTTGCATGCACTTAGACACCGTTATGACGCACATGAACGAAGATACGTTCTCTGTTTACCCTGAAGTGGTGAGTAAAGACGTGCAGTGCTGGAACCTAACTGGCGATGAATCAGGCACTGTGAAAGTGAAAGAAGAAGGCTACTTCGTAACGGCTATCGAAAAAGCACTTGGCGTAGACAAGCTAAACCTAATCACGACAGGTGGTGACAACTTCCATGCAGAGCGTGAACAGTGGAACGACGCGAACAATGTACTAACGGTTAAACCTGGCGTCGTGATTGGCTACGAAGGCAACACATACACCAATGAAAAATACGACAAAGCTGGTATCACAGTGCTGCCAATTCCAGGAGACGAACTTGGCCGCGGTCGCGGTGGCGCACGCTGCATGAGCTGCCCAATTGAACGTGATGGTATCTAA
- the arcC gene encoding carbamate kinase → MTKQTVVVALGGNALLRRGEPLEADVQRRNIETAVKTISEIAKVYNVVLVHGNGPQVGLLALQGLEYKKVNPYPLDVLGSETQGMIGYMLMQEFKNYLPDRNISCMLTQMTVDPNDPAFADPTKPIGPIYEEAEARELAEKFHWIVKPDGQHFRRVVPSPRPTGIVEHEAITQLIDAGHLVICTGGGGIPVKKENGKLVGVEAVIDKDMSAAFLAKQLDADALLILTDAEAVYLDWGKPTQHALRSTTPSELAKFTFDAGSMGPKIEASCEFIQQGGKVVGIGALEDGLQILQGQAGTNITKG, encoded by the coding sequence ATGACTAAGCAAACTGTTGTTGTTGCACTCGGCGGTAATGCCCTACTTCGTCGCGGTGAGCCGTTAGAAGCCGATGTTCAACGCCGTAATATTGAAACCGCGGTTAAAACCATCTCTGAAATCGCAAAAGTGTACAACGTGGTGTTAGTGCACGGTAATGGCCCACAAGTTGGCTTACTTGCCTTGCAAGGTTTGGAATACAAAAAAGTAAACCCATATCCGCTAGATGTGTTGGGCAGTGAAACTCAAGGCATGATCGGCTACATGCTGATGCAAGAGTTTAAGAACTACCTGCCTGACCGCAACATCTCGTGCATGTTGACCCAAATGACGGTTGATCCAAACGATCCTGCCTTTGCGGATCCAACTAAGCCGATTGGCCCGATCTACGAAGAAGCAGAAGCGCGTGAGTTAGCAGAGAAGTTCCACTGGATCGTAAAACCCGACGGCCAACATTTCCGTCGCGTAGTACCAAGCCCACGCCCAACCGGCATTGTTGAACACGAAGCGATCACTCAACTTATCGATGCGGGTCACCTTGTGATTTGTACTGGCGGTGGTGGCATCCCAGTGAAAAAAGAGAATGGCAAATTAGTCGGTGTTGAAGCGGTTATCGACAAAGACATGTCAGCGGCTTTCTTGGCGAAACAATTGGATGCAGATGCACTGCTTATTCTGACTGATGCTGAGGCTGTGTACCTTGATTGGGGCAAACCGACTCAACACGCACTGCGCAGCACTACACCAAGCGAATTGGCGAAGTTCACATTTGATGCCGGCTCAATGGGGCCAAAAATTGAAGCATCGTGCGAATTCATTCAGCAAGGCGGCAAGGTAGTGGGTATCGGTGCACTCGAAGACGGTTTGCAAATCCTGCAAGGCCAAGCGGGCACCAATATCACCAAAGGTTAA
- a CDS encoding ornithine carbamoyltransferase, producing MAFNLRNRNFLKLLDFTPREIQHLLDLSMELKKAKYNGYEQPTLTGKNIALIFEKTSTRTRCAFEVAAFDQGARVSYLGPSGSQIGHKESMKDTARVLGRMYDGIEYRGFGQEIVEELGAYAGVPVWNGLTDEFHPTQILADFLTMTEYGRGKQLHEISFAYLGDARNNMGNSLMVGAAKMGMDIRLVAPKQFWPQEELLAQCREIAEHTGGKITLTEDVQEGVQGCDFLYTDVWVSMGEAKEAWAERINLMMPYQVNMEMIKATGNPHVKFMHCLPAFHGEDTTVGKQLAAEYPQLKDGVEVTDEVVESEYSIVFDEAENRMHTIKAVMVATLGS from the coding sequence ATGGCTTTTAACCTACGCAATCGTAACTTCCTAAAACTACTAGATTTCACTCCACGCGAAATTCAACACTTGTTAGATCTTTCTATGGAGCTAAAAAAAGCGAAGTACAACGGTTACGAACAGCCAACACTGACTGGCAAAAACATTGCGCTTATCTTTGAGAAAACATCAACTCGTACTCGCTGCGCATTTGAAGTTGCCGCATTCGACCAAGGTGCTCGAGTTTCTTACTTGGGCCCATCTGGCTCTCAAATTGGCCACAAAGAATCAATGAAAGATACAGCTCGCGTTCTTGGCCGTATGTACGATGGCATTGAATACCGCGGCTTCGGTCAAGAGATCGTTGAAGAGCTTGGCGCTTACGCTGGCGTACCAGTATGGAATGGTCTGACTGACGAATTCCACCCAACACAAATTCTTGCTGACTTCCTAACTATGACGGAATACGGCCGTGGTAAACAACTGCATGAAATCAGTTTTGCTTACCTAGGTGATGCTCGCAACAACATGGGTAATTCTCTGATGGTTGGCGCGGCGAAAATGGGTATGGACATTCGCCTTGTTGCACCAAAACAGTTCTGGCCACAAGAAGAGCTATTGGCTCAATGTCGTGAAATTGCTGAACACACTGGCGGTAAAATCACGCTAACAGAAGATGTTCAAGAAGGCGTGCAAGGTTGTGACTTCCTATACACCGATGTTTGGGTATCAATGGGCGAAGCAAAAGAAGCATGGGCTGAGCGCATCAACCTAATGATGCCTTACCAAGTGAACATGGAAATGATCAAAGCGACTGGCAACCCACATGTGAAATTCATGCACTGCCTACCCGCTTTCCACGGCGAAGATACCACAGTCGGCAAACAGCTTGCTGCTGAATATCCGCAGCTTAAAGATGGCGTAGAAGTGACGGATGAAGTGGTCGAATCTGAATACTCTATCGTGTTCGATGAAGCAGAAAACCGTATGCACACCATCAAAGCGGTAATGGTTGCAACGCTAGGTAGTTAA
- the pyrB gene encoding aspartate carbamoyltransferase: MAHSLFNKHIISIPELTRNELELIVDTAARLKAEPNPELLKNKVVASCFFEPSTRTRLSFETAVQRLGGTVIGFDNGGNTSLAKKGETLADSVQVISSYVDAFVMRHPQEGAARLASEFSNGVPVVNGGDGANQHPTQTLLDLFSIYETQGTLDNLNVAFVGDLKYGRTVHSLTQALSKFNNVRFFFIAPEVLEMPDYICEELEEMGIQYSTHSSIEEVVPELDVLYMTRVQKERFDASEYAHMKSAYILTADTLKDARQNMKVLHPLPRVDEITTDVDKTPHAYYFEQAENGVYAREALLALVLNDTL; encoded by the coding sequence ATGGCGCATTCGTTATTTAACAAGCACATCATCTCCATACCTGAGCTCACTCGTAATGAACTGGAGCTTATCGTCGACACCGCAGCAAGGCTCAAGGCTGAGCCAAACCCAGAGTTGCTGAAAAATAAGGTCGTTGCGAGTTGCTTCTTTGAGCCTTCAACTCGAACTCGCCTTTCATTCGAAACCGCAGTTCAACGCCTTGGTGGCACCGTCATCGGCTTTGATAATGGCGGAAACACCTCACTAGCGAAAAAAGGCGAAACACTTGCCGATTCCGTGCAGGTTATTTCATCTTACGTCGATGCCTTTGTGATGCGTCACCCACAAGAAGGTGCAGCACGTTTGGCCTCTGAATTTTCGAATGGGGTTCCAGTGGTCAATGGCGGTGATGGTGCCAACCAACACCCGACTCAAACCTTGCTAGATCTGTTCTCAATTTACGAAACGCAGGGCACGCTCGATAACCTCAATGTGGCGTTCGTCGGTGACCTAAAATATGGCCGCACCGTGCACTCACTGACGCAAGCACTGTCGAAATTCAATAACGTTCGTTTCTTCTTTATCGCACCAGAAGTATTAGAGATGCCAGATTACATCTGTGAAGAATTAGAAGAGATGGGTATCCAATACAGCACTCACAGCAGCATTGAAGAAGTAGTGCCGGAACTGGATGTTCTGTACATGACTCGTGTACAGAAAGAGCGGTTTGATGCATCGGAATACGCACACATGAAATCAGCTTACATCCTCACCGCCGATACATTGAAAGACGCACGCCAAAACATGAAGGTACTTCACCCGCTGCCACGCGTCGACGAAATCACCACTGACGTCGATAAAACGCCACACGCTTACTACTTCGAACAAGCTGAAAACGGTGTATACGCTCGCGAAGCCTTATTGGCCCTAGTTCTTAACGACACTTTATAA
- the pyrI gene encoding aspartate carbamoyltransferase regulatory subunit gives MVKQTQLQVEAIRNGSVIDHIPAHLGIKILKLFKLHKTEQRITMGLNLPSSALGHKDLIKIENIFLTKEQANQLALYAPQATVNQIEEYKVVNKLTLVLPEQIHSVFSCPNSNCISHGEPVESHFKVQLKREKVQLKCHYCEKVFSREIMSEIR, from the coding sequence ATGGTTAAACAAACTCAGCTACAAGTAGAAGCGATCCGTAACGGCAGCGTGATTGACCACATCCCTGCGCACCTTGGTATCAAAATCCTTAAACTGTTTAAGCTGCACAAGACAGAACAGCGCATCACTATGGGGCTAAACCTGCCATCATCGGCACTTGGTCATAAAGACCTAATCAAGATTGAAAACATCTTCCTGACCAAGGAACAAGCCAACCAATTGGCTCTTTATGCTCCGCAGGCAACGGTCAATCAGATTGAAGAGTACAAAGTGGTTAATAAGCTAACCCTTGTACTGCCAGAGCAAATCCACAGTGTGTTCTCTTGCCCAAATAGCAACTGTATTTCACACGGTGAACCTGTCGAAAGTCACTTTAAAGTGCAGTTAAAACGGGAAAAAGTGCAGCTAAAATGTCACTACTGTGAAAAAGTATTCTCTCGCGAGATCATGAGTGAAATTCGCTAA
- a CDS encoding arginine repressor: MNEITEHGCLYSAEDKTLTAACKRLLQQQSFSTQNQLREKLVEIGYTGISQSTVSRILSQLGVVKIQNACGKKVYCITVESAPVRVDASISSQIELITHNQAMVIVKTHPGCAQLVARLVDIDPHTEIIGTVGGNDTVLIIPKDTTNIDACEQVVKARLGVA, translated from the coding sequence ATGAACGAAATCACTGAGCACGGTTGCTTGTATTCAGCTGAAGATAAAACACTGACTGCGGCGTGCAAACGCTTACTACAACAACAAAGCTTCTCGACCCAAAATCAACTGCGCGAGAAACTGGTCGAGATAGGTTATACCGGCATTAGCCAATCAACCGTATCTCGTATTTTGTCACAGCTTGGCGTGGTAAAAATCCAGAACGCCTGTGGCAAAAAGGTGTACTGCATAACAGTTGAAAGTGCACCTGTTCGTGTCGATGCGTCCATCTCATCACAGATTGAATTAATTACTCATAACCAAGCGATGGTGATAGTAAAAACCCACCCTGGTTGTGCACAGTTGGTCGCAAGATTGGTTGATATCGACCCACATACCGAGATTATCGGCACCGTTGGTGGCAACGACACCGTGTTAATTATTCCAAAAGACACGACCAACATAGACGCTTGCGAACAAGTGGTAAAAGCACGCTTGGGCGTTGCCTAA
- a CDS encoding protein-disulfide reductase DsbD: protein MRRLATLLFVCVSLFTQPAWALFGNDNAEPSFGGNNNGFVPVDQAFPFNYYQQDGKLLLDWQVKEGYYLYQHSLSFTGKNLAIGNVEMEDGQPHQDEFFGEVSIYTQPLFVQVPLQSYQDGSQLIVKYQGCADAGFCYPPEIRVIDIEPFTATSPGDMKSSDVQNSGASQGSSDATSEADNSVQPSSPTADAASNTTQQTNTPVSKEAGLADKLGDSWWTPLLFLALGVGLAFTPCVLPMYPILTGIVLGGGKLSQGRALMLSFIYVQGMALTYTLLGLVVASAGMQFQAAMQHPYVLIALSVLFVALAMSMFGVYNLQLPSSIQTWLNNQSNKQQGGNTLGVFAMGAISGLVCSPCTTAPLSGALLYVAQSGDLFTGAIALYALAIGMGIPLVLVAVFGNKLLPKAGGWMDKVKVVFGFILLAAPIFLLERIIPEFWATVLWSGLGFIAFGWLYHSKNTLPFGGWKQSAVGIIAMLGLFASAQPALNYWFAEKSVVVEQQIQFARVNTVEELEIQLIEAKKLGKPVMLDFYADWCVACKEFEKYTFHQADVENKLSDFVLLQADVTKNMPQDIELLKQLQVLGLPTIEFWDSKGNHVPNARVTGFMPADVFLKHMQDHQL, encoded by the coding sequence ATGCGACGACTTGCCACATTACTTTTTGTTTGCGTTTCCCTATTCACCCAGCCTGCGTGGGCGCTTTTTGGAAATGACAACGCCGAGCCAAGCTTCGGAGGCAATAACAATGGTTTTGTCCCTGTAGACCAAGCTTTCCCTTTCAATTACTACCAGCAAGACGGCAAGCTCCTTCTCGACTGGCAAGTAAAAGAGGGCTACTACCTCTATCAACATAGCCTCTCTTTCACCGGCAAAAACCTCGCGATCGGCAATGTTGAAATGGAAGACGGCCAACCACACCAAGATGAATTCTTTGGTGAGGTGAGCATTTATACGCAGCCGCTATTCGTGCAAGTTCCGCTACAGAGTTACCAAGATGGCTCACAGTTGATCGTTAAGTATCAAGGCTGTGCGGACGCTGGGTTCTGCTACCCGCCAGAGATTCGAGTAATCGACATTGAACCGTTTACTGCGACGAGTCCTGGGGATATGAAAAGCAGTGATGTACAAAACAGTGGTGCCTCACAAGGTTCATCTGATGCAACTAGTGAAGCTGACAATTCAGTACAACCCTCTTCTCCTACAGCTGACGCAGCAAGCAATACCACTCAACAAACCAATACTCCCGTTTCAAAAGAAGCAGGCTTAGCCGATAAGCTCGGTGACAGTTGGTGGACTCCTCTCTTGTTCTTAGCACTCGGTGTTGGTTTAGCGTTTACGCCGTGTGTGTTGCCTATGTATCCAATTCTAACGGGTATCGTTTTAGGTGGCGGCAAGCTCAGCCAAGGTCGAGCGCTGATGCTGTCGTTCATTTACGTGCAAGGCATGGCCTTAACCTACACCTTATTGGGTTTAGTGGTTGCCTCTGCCGGCATGCAGTTCCAAGCGGCTATGCAGCACCCTTACGTGCTGATCGCCTTGAGTGTTCTGTTCGTGGCGTTAGCGATGTCGATGTTTGGCGTTTATAATCTACAACTTCCAAGCAGCATCCAAACTTGGCTCAATAACCAAAGCAATAAGCAGCAAGGTGGCAATACTCTAGGCGTGTTCGCGATGGGTGCTATCTCTGGCTTAGTGTGTTCACCTTGTACTACAGCACCACTGTCTGGAGCATTGCTGTACGTTGCTCAAAGTGGTGACCTATTTACCGGTGCAATTGCCCTTTATGCCTTAGCGATCGGTATGGGTATTCCACTGGTCTTAGTCGCGGTATTTGGTAACAAGTTACTGCCGAAAGCGGGCGGTTGGATGGATAAGGTTAAGGTCGTATTTGGCTTCATCTTACTTGCGGCGCCAATCTTCCTATTAGAACGTATCATCCCTGAATTTTGGGCGACGGTACTTTGGTCTGGCCTTGGTTTCATCGCCTTTGGTTGGCTTTACCACAGCAAGAATACACTACCATTCGGTGGCTGGAAGCAAAGTGCAGTGGGCATCATCGCGATGCTCGGACTATTCGCTTCAGCGCAACCTGCCTTAAATTACTGGTTTGCAGAAAAGAGCGTGGTGGTTGAACAGCAAATCCAATTTGCGCGCGTCAACACGGTAGAAGAGTTAGAAATCCAGTTGATTGAAGCGAAGAAACTCGGTAAGCCAGTGATGCTCGATTTCTACGCCGATTGGTGTGTCGCATGTAAAGAGTTTGAGAAGTACACCTTCCATCAAGCCGATGTAGAGAACAAGCTTTCTGATTTTGTCCTTCTTCAAGCGGATGTAACGAAGAACATGCCCCAAGACATTGAATTGCTTAAACAGTTACAGGTGCTAGGTTTACCAACAATTGAGTTCTGGGACAGCAAGGGTAACCATGTTCCAAATGCTCGTGTCACCGGTTTTATGCCTGCAGATGTATTCTTAAAACACATGCAAGACCACCAGCTATAA
- a CDS encoding response regulator transcription factor, translating to MDSTYTIIIADDHPLFRNALFQSVHMAISGANLLEADSLDALLTLLKKEDEPDLLLLDLKMPGANGMSGLIQLRAEYPDLPIVVISASEDASVVTQVKSHGAFGFIPKSSDMRELVSALNQVLNGDPFFPEGLITNNAACSDLAEKLSTLTPQQYKVLGMLSDGLLNKQIAYELNVSEATIKAHMTAIFRKLDVKNRTQAVILLQEVHN from the coding sequence ATGGACTCGACCTATACCATCATCATTGCTGATGACCACCCTCTCTTTCGCAACGCCCTGTTTCAGTCAGTTCATATGGCGATCAGCGGTGCGAACCTGCTTGAGGCCGATTCTCTCGATGCCTTACTGACTCTGCTGAAAAAAGAAGATGAACCTGACCTGTTGCTTCTCGACCTTAAAATGCCGGGAGCAAACGGGATGTCGGGCTTAATTCAACTGCGTGCTGAATATCCAGATTTACCGATTGTGGTGATCTCAGCTAGTGAGGATGCCAGCGTTGTAACTCAAGTGAAGAGCCACGGTGCCTTTGGCTTTATTCCTAAATCGAGCGATATGCGTGAATTGGTGAGCGCACTGAATCAAGTGCTGAATGGCGACCCGTTCTTCCCTGAAGGGCTTATCACCAACAATGCAGCCTGTAGCGACCTTGCGGAAAAACTTTCCACACTGACGCCTCAGCAATACAAGGTTTTAGGGATGCTTTCAGACGGCCTGCTGAACAAGCAAATCGCGTATGAATTGAATGTTTCAGAAGCGACCATCAAAGCACACATGACAGCCATCTTCCGTAAACTGGATGTGAAAAACCGAACTCAGGCAGTTATCTTGCTACAAGAAGTCCACAACTAA
- a CDS encoding potassium/proton antiporter has product MDAITINHLFLTGAVLIAISVLFSQVSSRLGVPILLIFLFVGMLAGEDGPGGINFDDYSLTYLVSNLALAVILLDGGMRTKVASFKVAFWPSLSLATIGVACTATLTGLMAAWLFDLSLMQGILVGAIVGSTDAAAVFSLLKGQSLNERVGSTLEIESGTNDPMAVFLTVTLIALLGNPDAEMGMNFLLQSFAMQFGIGTLVGIGGGWVLWSLINRVQLADGLYSILVLSGGVALFAFSNMLGGSGILSIYLVGLFIGNRPTRSRHSILNVLDGMTWLSQIVMFLVLGLLVTPSTLMDIALPALALAFGMILFARPLSVWLGLLPFRSFTTKERWFVSWVGLRGAVPIILAVFPMMAGLPNAQLYFNIAFFVVMVSLIVQGGSLMKVARLAKVTLPPTPTPISRTGIEIYPTSEWEMFVYKLKEEKWCIGEPLKRLSMPEGTRITALFRKDALLHPSGSTVLEANDILCVLGQDKDLDSLSELFSEAPLAEDAARFFGDFFLEVGLSIAAVSDCYGIELGSEEERDMTLKQLAERELGAHPVLGDSFEWHDINWVVAEIDDHKVVKLGLCLPKTTLEEDISEA; this is encoded by the coding sequence TTGGACGCAATAACCATTAATCACTTATTTCTGACTGGTGCCGTACTCATCGCCATCAGTGTGCTTTTCTCGCAAGTGTCCTCGCGATTGGGCGTTCCGATTCTTTTGATCTTTTTGTTCGTTGGTATGTTGGCGGGCGAAGATGGCCCTGGTGGCATTAATTTCGATGATTACTCACTGACCTACTTGGTGAGTAACCTTGCGCTTGCTGTGATCCTGCTTGATGGCGGTATGCGAACCAAGGTCGCAAGCTTCAAAGTCGCTTTCTGGCCGTCACTCTCACTAGCCACAATAGGTGTGGCATGCACAGCCACCTTAACCGGACTCATGGCGGCTTGGCTGTTTGATCTGTCATTGATGCAGGGCATCTTGGTTGGCGCAATCGTCGGTTCGACCGATGCGGCTGCGGTATTTTCTCTGTTGAAAGGGCAAAGCCTCAATGAACGTGTTGGCTCAACCCTAGAGATCGAATCTGGTACCAATGACCCAATGGCTGTCTTCCTGACGGTAACTTTAATCGCGCTGCTGGGTAATCCTGATGCCGAGATGGGAATGAACTTCCTATTGCAAAGCTTTGCGATGCAGTTTGGTATCGGCACCCTTGTTGGCATCGGTGGTGGTTGGGTTCTGTGGAGCCTAATCAATCGAGTGCAACTGGCTGATGGCCTTTACTCAATTCTCGTGCTTAGTGGTGGCGTGGCTCTGTTTGCGTTCTCTAACATGCTTGGCGGAAGCGGTATCTTGTCGATTTATCTAGTGGGCCTGTTCATTGGTAATCGTCCGACGCGCTCTCGACACTCTATTCTAAATGTTCTTGATGGTATGACGTGGCTAAGCCAGATCGTGATGTTCTTGGTGCTTGGTTTATTGGTTACACCATCGACATTGATGGACATTGCACTTCCTGCGTTGGCATTGGCCTTCGGTATGATTTTGTTTGCTCGTCCACTGTCTGTTTGGTTGGGTTTACTGCCGTTCAGAAGCTTTACCACCAAGGAACGTTGGTTTGTTTCTTGGGTGGGTTTACGTGGTGCTGTGCCGATCATTCTGGCGGTATTCCCGATGATGGCTGGCCTGCCTAATGCTCAGTTGTACTTCAATATCGCCTTCTTCGTGGTTATGGTTTCGCTGATTGTTCAGGGCGGCAGCTTAATGAAAGTCGCGAGGCTCGCTAAAGTGACCTTACCGCCAACACCGACACCTATTTCTCGTACCGGCATTGAGATCTACCCTACCAGTGAGTGGGAGATGTTTGTCTATAAGTTGAAAGAGGAAAAGTGGTGTATTGGCGAACCGCTTAAGCGCTTGTCTATGCCAGAAGGGACGCGAATTACCGCACTGTTTAGAAAAGATGCCTTGCTCCACCCATCGGGCAGTACCGTGTTAGAGGCGAACGATATTCTCTGTGTCTTGGGTCAAGATAAAGACCTAGATAGCTTAAGTGAGCTATTCAGTGAGGCACCTTTGGCGGAAGACGCAGCTCGATTCTTTGGTGACTTCTTCCTTGAGGTTGGATTATCAATTGCAGCCGTTAGTGACTGCTATGGTATTGAACTTGGCTCGGAAGAAGAGCGCGACATGACCCTAAAACAATTGGCTGAACGAGAGTTAGGCGCGCATCCAGTACTGGGCGATAGCTTCGAGTGGCATGACATTAATTGGGTGGTTGCTGAGATAGATGATCATAAAGTCGTCAAGCTGGGTTTATGTTTGCCTAAGACGACTTTAGAAGAGGATATCAGTGAAGCTTAG
- a CDS encoding DUF4212 domain-containing protein, which yields MAFESTEHAQAYWKENLGIMGTLLAIWFVVSYGAGILFVDVLNTIQFGGFKLGFWFAQQGSIYTFVALIFIYVVRMNKLDKKYNVQED from the coding sequence ATGGCGTTCGAATCTACGGAACATGCTCAAGCCTACTGGAAGGAAAACTTGGGAATAATGGGAACACTACTCGCAATATGGTTTGTGGTGTCTTATGGCGCTGGCATCTTATTTGTGGATGTCCTAAATACCATTCAATTTGGCGGATTTAAGCTAGGTTTTTGGTTCGCTCAACAAGGTTCAATTTATACCTTCGTGGCGTTGATATTTATTTACGTTGTTCGCATGAATAAGCTGGACAAAAAATACAACGTACAGGAAGACTAG